The sequence ACGCGCACGAGATCAGGCGCAGGATCAACGTTCTGAGCGCGCTTCGTTCAGGAAATGTGCGCGTCCGGGCACCTTCCCGCACGAAATCCTTCCGCACCGCGCGAAGTCGCATTATCTTCACTTCCCCCCCACAGCCACGCGCACCCGTCTCCGGCCCTCGCCGCCGCGTCGCCGCACCCCTGTTGCCGATGTACCTCCCCGCCTCCATACGCAAGCACGCGCCGCCGCTCCTGGCGGGCGCCGCACTGGCCGCCGTCGCGCTGGCAGGCGTGGCCGCGCTCGCCCGTGCCGGCAGCACCGCGCCCGCCGACCCGCCGATGGTGCTCGCCGCCATCCACGCGGCTCCGGCCGTCACGGTGGACACGCTCTTCGTGGGCGGCTTCGCGCGCGGTTCCTTCACCGAGGCGCTCGCCACGCTGGCCAGCGACCTGTCGCCGGCGGAGCGTGGGATGGTGGGGCGGCACCTGGACAAGATCTACATGCCGGTGCTGGAGGGCGGGGCGCTGAGCGGGGGCGGGCGGCTGCGGGTGGCGTACGAGCGCACCCGGCGGCCGGACGGCACCACCCGTTCCATCCAGGTGCTCGCCGCCGAGGCCGCTGTGGGCGGGGGGATGCACACCGTCTTCCTGTACGACCAGGGCGAGGCGCCCGGCTACTACGACGACCTGGGCCGCTCGCTGGACCCGGCCGCCTGGAGCGGCCCGCTGGCCGCCGTGCGCGTGACCTCGCCCTTCAAGCTGG comes from Longimicrobium sp. and encodes:
- a CDS encoding M23 family metallopeptidase, producing MYLPASIRKHAPPLLAGAALAAVALAGVAALARAGSTAPADPPMVLAAIHAAPAVTVDTLFVGGFARGSFTEALATLASDLSPAERGMVGRHLDKIYMPVLEGGALSGGGRLRVAYERTRRPDGTTRSIQVLAAEAAVGGGMHTVFLYDQGEAPGYYDDLGRSLDPAAWSGPLAAVRVTSPFKLDRMHPLLRRILPHTGVDLAAGYGTPVRATGDGSVSYAAPRGGYGNMVEIQHPNGYATRYAHLSRISPAVAAGMPVHQGDVIGYVGSSGLATGPHLHYEVRRKGRPVNPLLAQADAGSTRDVGYDDGWRGERRKLGRLLARAPTLVSRRAFR